The region GCGCTACAAACTGGCAGATAAAAAGATCCACTGGCACTCTGTAAAGTGGCTGAAATAAGATTCTGGACCCCAGAGGGTGAGTGGCTCCCTCCTCCAATCCGGCTGCAAGTCTTTCCCTGGAGAACTTTCCGCTGGAGAATGGTGATGACAAATGCAGCCGTGCTTTCTCAGACACACAAACCCGCCCTTCCCGCTAGCCCGCACACAGTCGTGGAGGAGGCCAGGGCGAGGCCCCTTTCTTCCCATGGAGTACAAGTGTGCTTCTCCTTCCAAGACACAAGGGCCTGGCCGCGTGAGCATGTCTGACAAGGCTCGGGCTCTTCCCTGCTCCACAAACTGGTCCCAAATGCTACAGTTAACTTGTCCCTGGGAAAGGTGCATCTCTCGAAGCACAAGAGATTCCAAAATGAAAGGCTGGCTCGCTCTGAAGGGATGTCTCACCTTAAAAGATCTCTTTCAAAGGATGGGTGCTTTGGCCCACCTCCCCTGCACTTGTGCACTTGTCATCATCCACCGGCCCCTGCGTCCACCCACCACCTGTCTAGAGGCATACACTCTAGAGAGCCTCACGGCTCCTGCCTTCAGGGAACATCTCATTCATTTGTACCAGTGTGGTGGAAGGGTTTGAACCAGTCCGTTCAGAAAAGCCTCGAAAATCCACGAGTGGTCTTCAAAGCTTCTACTAGGGCTCCCTGGGAGAGCTCCGTGCTCAACAAGTGGTGTAGGGAGCACGGGTTCTGCACCTGGACGGATCCTGAGGGACCCCAGGGACGTGTGTGCTCTTGGCCAAGCGAGCTCATCTCTCGACCCTTCCGCTTACTCATCTGTACAGAAGGAAGGCTGGACAGCTAGGTGGGAAGCACCCggcacagggcctggctcccGGTGGAACTGAGTGCTAGTCCCTAGGTCCTGGGGCCGTGCCTGGTCCCCGCTCCCAATGCCTGACACCCTGCCGTCAGGAAGAGCCGCAGGAGCGGCTGTGCCCAGCAGACGCACACCAGCCGTGACGGGGAGTGGGCTGAATGGGGTGCAGAGTCAGGGGAGGGGGGGCCCGGTGAGTGGGCACGAGGGAAGCTGCTTCTGGGAAAGAAGAGATGGGAGTCCATGCCTCTACCCAGCAGCCCTTCCCCACAGGAATGGGAGCCTGGCAGGCATCTCCTCCAGCTCCTGCCTCCCAGGGTGTTCTTCCCCAGAAGCGTCAGCATTTCGGGGTCAGGGAGTCCGACAACTAGAACTGTGCTGTCCCCAGGTGGTCCGTATCTGGGGAGTTCCAGCGGTGGGGACAGCCTCAGGGAACCAGAGGACTCCGAGTCATGCGGGTTTAGGCAGCAGGGCTGCGTCAGGCCGCCTGGCTGACCCATCCATCCCCTAGGAGCCCTCCGGTACTCTGGCAATGACAGAGCCCTGGGTTTGTTTCCTGGAAGCGCCAGTTTTTAGCTGTGTGCACGTGGGGCTGTCATTTCAGCCGGGGccctcagtgttttcatctgtaaaatggggagagtaCCTACTCtgcagggctgctgtgaggatcgGGGGCTATCACCATGTGGGATCTGCGCGCATACCCCGAACCCGGGCCACAACACGGACTTCGCATTGGTCAGGCCCCGGTGGCTCCGAAGAGACATGACTAGCGAAGGAAATGGTACAAATGCCGCTGTCTTCAGTGGGCTGCCTGAGCCAGACCTACTTCTTGCTCCCCCTTTGTTTACAAATAACCCCTGAGGTCCTGACCAGTGATTATGTCCATGGCCAGCCAGCAGGGAGTGCGGGACATGAGAGCCACCGCTTCCTATCTCTTACCCCCAAATTACAAGGGTGCAGGCTGGTCATGTGGATTCTGATGTACAAGGCAGGGGTGGGTAGGGCTGGGTCCCTTATGATCACCAACCAAGGGCTCTCAGAAGACAGTCAACGGAAACACAGGCCACAtcacacagagacagaggcagaccTTGCTGCTTCAAACAAGCTCATTTCTGGGACAAACTTGAGAGAGCCTCTCCGCTGGTGAGTCATTTGTCTTCTTGTTTATAGAGTTCAAAGGCAAGTACTAACCTCAGGTTGCTGGGGTCCTCTGATCCCTGCCTGCGGTGCAGTGTGGGGTAAAATGCCCAGGCTTTAGAGCTCGGCTGCTCTCGGTTCgaattctgcctctgccccacgaCCCGAGAACTGGGAAGTGACTTAGCCCGGTTCTGGGCACAGAGCAAGTGCTCGTAAGCTGATGGGATTGGTAGTGTCCTCCCGGGAGACGGGAGAGTCTAGCCACTGGCCACATCTGTCCGCCGAATAgtctctgattcttggttttcatttctttcgcGTTACAATTTAGAACACAGGCTCTCAGGTAGTTCTCTTGTTTCTTCTCCCCACGTAAGTCAATACACCAATGCAAAAACTTCGGAAAAGGTAGAAAAACATAAAGGGAGAAGGGAACTAAGTCATCTTGAATTTCACAGCTAGAGGCAAACTGCTGATAAATTCTgggcggtttttttttttttatgttttaaaaaatagtcaaaattgGGGGggctgactggctcagttggtagaacattcgactcttgatctcggggtcatgagttcaagtcccacgttggatgtggaacctactttaaaaaaaaaatatatatatatatacacatatatacatatcaaatCACATAGCTCATCgtggattcttttttaattttgggggggaggggcagagagagagggagagagagaatcataagctcCCCACACCcagcagagcccgacgtggggcctgatctcaggatcctgagccgaaaccaagagtctgatgcttaaccgaccaagccgcCCAGGCGTGCCATCATCGTGGATTCTTAAACAAGGGTCCACAGAATACGTGGCAGAGGGACTCAAAGGGCTCACAAGCCCTCAGAAATGCAGGCAGGTATGCACATTACTTCTGAGGAAAATGTCTGTGGTTTTAGGAGACTCTCAAAAGGGTTTACGATCGAGGAAAGTTAAGAATCATGATCAATTTTACATCCTTTTGGGCATGTGCTCACTGTGACAGCAAGAGCCAAAGCTAATTGTGCACATGTACTTTGTGCTTCCACTGCTGGGGTCGTGTCAATGTAGTACATTCTCCAGAATCATTTAAAGCACTTCCTAAACATTTGAGTtatcttctattttatatttgaattgcAATTTGCTACTTTATTTATTATCAGACATTTACACTGCTTCCAAAGTTGaatatattaacttttttaaaaaactgcaatcAATCAACATAGGACTTTGGCTATAAAAGATAAAGACAGGAGTGATTTTAACATTTCTAGAAgggaaactaatttttttttaaaagacttatccACTTATTTTAGAGATAGTGACAGTGacaacatgagcagggaggaagggcagagggagagggagagagaatcccgaaCAGACAccacactgagcggggagcccgacatggggctcggactcacaaccctgagatcgcaacctgagccaaaaccaagagccagatgcttaacccgactgcgccacccaggcagcccagaggGAACCTAATTTTCAGTACTCTATCTGCACAGAACTGTGCAGTCCTAATCTGTTAGCATAACATACCCGATTACAAATGAATCTGCACGGGCCCTTTGAGGAAACGTGTTAATGTCTGCAACAGCTTTAACAGGATTTCTTATAAACAGGCAAGAGTCAGGCAGTTAATAATGGAGATCTGGTAGTACTCTCAAGGAAAGCAAGGCCACTCGTTTCATAGTCTAAGTGATGAAGCGAATGTTTTTGTGTCCGCGTGAAGCAGCACCACATACACACCCCCCTCTGACCTACTTAACCCAGCAGCCCACTGGGGGGGGCCTGAGGACTACGGCTGGCCTATCCTTGCCCTTCCACATCTCACATTTTGCAGTCTAAGAGCAGGGACCTTTCACTGAGTAGTCTCAACCCAGAGGTGAGGTCCTTCCCTGGAGAGAAAGCGTGCCCTGTCCCCACGAGGACCGAGGGGGCAGCGCCAGGGCTGATACCATCTCCACTCAGGACAAGAAGTCTTCGTGTAGATTCGAAAGGAGACATGATCTCTCCTTGGACAGGCCCTTGAATGGCCAGTTGACATTCTGACTTCGCTAAACCAAATGCCTGTTTTTCTTGAGACTTCTTAAGGTATTAGCAGGATATGGCCCTGGGTCACCAGAAATGAGCCGCTGTGTGCTGAGTTATCTGCAGGTCAGTGGCCTGGCACCCTGCCACAGCCGCCCCTGCTCCCACACCACAGTACCTCACCCTCATGTTCTGTCTGTGCTCCTTGGCACGGTCacggggcagagggaagggacgGCCTTGAAAGGCTGGGCGCCCCGGGCAGGAAAGGCAGCTCTTCGGTTGTTGCTACAAGCCTCGCTGCAAGGCTGGCCCCTGGCCCCGCTGCAGTAGTCCACCCATCTGGCATCCCATTTCAGCCagatcttccatttttaaaaagaagacccCTTGGGCCTCAGCTGCCAGTCATACAAGCTAAAGTAATGCTCCCTTCTGGGGAAGTGTTCCTTTTAAAAGGTCCCCGAAGATGAGGAAGTTTTCCAGAAACCAGGCTGTGGTGGTGGAATGGGGCGTGCCAGGCATGAAGGGGCAGGCTGGGCCAGGCTGTGAGGACAGCTGCCTGATTCCCTGGCCGTGGCCAGCTCCGCCACGGGGCTGGCCAGCCTGGTGCTTTCTGGGCCTGGTTTCTCTCACATCCAGATCTAGGCagtggagggcaaggagagacagGATGCACTGTCTACCCAGGCAGACAAGTCCTGGTCATCCCCCAAACCCCTTCTGGTCTCCAGAAGTCTCCTCAATGCACCCCCCTCCCAGAGGGGGCGGATACTTCGCCTTAGTTTCCACAAAGAGCAGGGGTCTAATTTAATAGAAAATGAGGCACAGGATGGGCAGACGAGGGCAGGCCTGCCCACTACAAAGCAATTCCATACTTCCAGAAAGGCAACACCCCCACTCTACCACATGGGGACCTTTGCTTTCAAGACCAGTCAGCACAGGATTTTCTGAACTGTGTGTGGGGTGAGTTACGTGTTGTCTCCCAGGTGGGTGAGAGCCTTGGGATTTTAGGgctaattggggcgcctgggtggctcggtcggttaagcgtctgccttcggttcaggtcacgatctcagggtcctgggattgagccccgcatcgggccccctgctcggcagggagcctgcttctccctctccccctccccccgcttgtgcacgcactctctctcataaataaaaaatcttaaaaaaaaaaaaaaaaggattttaggGCTAATTAAGGGCCCCTCGTCCTGTCCGAGCAACCACCCCTCAGCACTGGCTGTCTCCAGTACACTGGGCTGTGCTGTCACTGAGCAGAACGTAGGTGGGTTCAGGAGATGACTATCTGCCCCCTAAAAAGTGGGGCAACAGGACTGTAGGAGAACAGAAGGTGTCCCCCTCGGCCCCGACTGTAATTCCTGTGTTTGCCTCCCAGACGTTCGCGAGAATGTGTGCCACGGAGGAGAACGACTACGTGGAGCCAGGGTTCTTCAACACTTCCAGTGACGGCAGCCAGGGGCACAAACGCTTCCTGGAGTTCCGCAAGTTCTTTCTGCCTTCCATGTACCTGGTGGTGTTCATCTGTGGCCTGCTGGGTAACTCACTGGTGCTGGTCGTACACATCTCCTACCAGAAGCTGAAGAGCCTGACGGATGTGTTCCTGATGAACCTGCCCTTGGCTGACCTGGTGTTTGTCTGCACTCTGCCCTTCTGGGCCTACGCAAGCATCCACGAGTGGGTCTTTGGCAAGGTCGTGTGTAAAACCCTGCTGGGCATCTACACTTTGAACTTCTACACGTCCATGCTCATTCTCACCTGCATCACCATGGACCGCTTCATTGCAGTGGTTCGGGCCACCAAGGCCTACAACCAGCAGGCCAGGCGGATGGCCTGGGGCAAGGCCATCTGCTTGCTAATCTGGGTGATCTCCCTGCTGGTTTCCCTGCCACAGATCATCTACGGCAACGTCCATTATCTCGACAAGCTCGTCTGTGGTTATCA is a window of Zalophus californianus isolate mZalCal1 chromosome 1, mZalCal1.pri.v2, whole genome shotgun sequence DNA encoding:
- the CXCR6 gene encoding C-X-C chemokine receptor type 6 — its product is MCATEENDYVEPGFFNTSSDGSQGHKRFLEFRKFFLPSMYLVVFICGLLGNSLVLVVHISYQKLKSLTDVFLMNLPLADLVFVCTLPFWAYASIHEWVFGKVVCKTLLGIYTLNFYTSMLILTCITMDRFIAVVRATKAYNQQARRMAWGKAICLLIWVISLLVSLPQIIYGNVHYLDKLVCGYHNEEISTVVLATQMTLGFFLPLLAMMVCYSVIIKTLLHARGFQKHKSLKIIFLVVAVFLLTQTPFNLVKLIRSTSWEYATMTSFHYAIVVTEAIAYLRACLNPVLYAFVGLKFRRNFWKLMKDIGCLPCLGVSTQWKSSEDASKTYSACHNVEATSMFQL